A single region of the Pseudalkalibacillus berkeleyi genome encodes:
- the glpX gene encoding class II fructose-bisphosphatase encodes MDRELALEIVRVTESAALASAQWMGRGLKNEADHAATTAMRAMFDSVNMKGTVVIGEGELDEAPMLYIGEELGTGNGPDVDIAVDPLEGTNIVAKGHPNAMAVIAIADRGSLLHAPDMYMEKLVVGKAAAGKVSLLDPIEKIMDIVAEANNKRMQDLTVIIQERPRHEELVQRVREKGARVKLFGDGDVGAAIAAATPHTGIDLFVGTGGAPEGVISAAAIKCLDGDMQARLVPDNEAERNRCVSMGLEDPMQLLHLDDLVRGDDAIFAATGVSSGELLEGVRFLSGDQVETDSLVMRAKTKTIRSIKAQHHLDHKPNLVME; translated from the coding sequence ATGGATCGTGAATTAGCTTTAGAAATTGTTAGGGTGACAGAATCTGCTGCACTTGCCTCTGCTCAGTGGATGGGACGTGGATTAAAAAACGAAGCTGACCATGCCGCTACAACCGCAATGAGAGCAATGTTTGATTCCGTTAATATGAAAGGTACAGTCGTCATCGGTGAAGGCGAACTTGATGAAGCACCTATGCTTTACATCGGTGAAGAGCTAGGAACAGGTAATGGACCAGATGTAGATATCGCTGTCGATCCATTAGAAGGCACAAATATCGTCGCAAAAGGACATCCAAATGCGATGGCGGTCATTGCAATTGCAGATCGCGGCAGTTTATTACATGCACCTGACATGTATATGGAAAAGCTCGTGGTCGGTAAAGCTGCCGCTGGTAAGGTAAGCTTGTTGGATCCCATAGAAAAAATAATGGATATTGTCGCAGAGGCGAATAATAAGCGTATGCAAGATTTGACTGTTATTATTCAAGAGCGCCCTAGACATGAAGAACTTGTTCAACGTGTACGTGAGAAAGGTGCACGTGTTAAATTGTTTGGAGATGGCGATGTTGGGGCCGCAATCGCTGCAGCAACTCCACATACAGGTATCGACTTATTTGTTGGAACAGGCGGCGCGCCAGAAGGCGTCATTTCGGCTGCTGCAATCAAATGCCTCGATGGTGACATGCAAGCGAGACTCGTACCAGACAATGAAGCCGAACGTAATCGTTGTGTAAGTATGGGACTCGAAGATCCGATGCAACTTTTACACTTAGACGATCTCGTTCGAGGTGATGATGCGATCTTTGCAGCAACAGGTGTTAGTTCTGGTGAGCTGCTAGAAGGTGTACGGTTCCTTTCTGGTGATCAAGTCGAGACCGATTCACTCGTAATGAGAGCGAAGACGAAAACGATTCGATCCATTAAAGCACAACATCATTTAGATCATAAACCAAATTTAGTAATGGAATAG
- a CDS encoding DUF3055 domain-containing protein, with product MSERFYLYDDSEETKTRFVSFMGENQRFDLAITKTDRHYGKPLVLDIQGGRFAIIGRDDIDEPGYIEHVFSLNEEDAQELREFLAEEVLS from the coding sequence ATGTCTGAGCGTTTTTATTTATATGATGATTCTGAAGAAACGAAAACTCGCTTTGTCAGCTTTATGGGAGAAAACCAACGATTTGACTTAGCCATTACGAAAACGGATCGTCACTACGGTAAGCCTCTAGTGTTGGACATTCAAGGCGGACGTTTCGCGATCATTGGACGAGATGATATAGACGAACCTGGGTACATTGAACACGTCTTCAGTTTGAACGAAGAAGATGCACAAGAATTGCGTGAATTCTTAGCTGAAGAAGTACTGTCTTAA
- a CDS encoding YutD family protein, producing MRLVCVNGNHYEVIEDYRDGWNEEEFTSRYSEILHKYDYIVGDWGYNQLRLRGFFEDQHDKANYETKYSTVPEYLLEFCNFGCAYFIVKKVKSKSQNKNSENKPRKQKEKHKSEKGS from the coding sequence ATGAGATTGGTTTGCGTAAATGGGAACCATTATGAAGTCATTGAAGATTATCGGGATGGTTGGAATGAGGAAGAATTTACATCTCGTTACAGTGAAATTTTACATAAATACGATTACATTGTCGGTGACTGGGGATACAATCAGCTGCGTCTTCGTGGCTTTTTTGAAGATCAACATGATAAAGCGAACTATGAAACGAAGTATAGCACAGTGCCTGAGTATCTTCTCGAGTTCTGTAATTTCGGATGTGCCTATTTCATTGTAAAAAAAGTGAAAAGCAAGTCTCAGAACAAAAACTCGGAAAACAAGCCAAGAAAACAAAAAGAAAAACATAAATCAGAAAAAGGGAGCTGA
- a CDS encoding YhcN/YlaJ family sporulation lipoprotein, translating to MKKFIIAGLTCSLLILPACGMDKGDYDGANGNGLNRTMDARDRAGTPGKTPEDAINDFGYTRIQSPSDERGPMSKIPQLDRKQLSNIISRMVMQFRDVKDSATLVTSDKVLIVYEAKTDDRNKTADMVKKTALSVVPRWFKVYVSDDTTLFEDIERYKNLDETTAHVKNSVDGLVKEMKKSPQGERMSGYEGEEGKMDTDMGIRNQSGKMK from the coding sequence ATGAAAAAATTCATAATTGCTGGATTAACTTGTTCCCTGCTTATACTACCCGCTTGCGGAATGGATAAAGGAGATTATGACGGTGCGAATGGTAATGGGTTAAACCGTACGATGGATGCGCGTGATCGTGCTGGTACTCCTGGAAAAACACCTGAAGATGCAATCAATGACTTTGGCTATACACGCATACAAAGTCCTTCTGATGAGAGAGGTCCAATGTCCAAAATACCACAGCTGGATCGGAAGCAACTATCTAATATCATCTCAAGGATGGTTATGCAGTTCAGAGATGTTAAAGATTCAGCAACACTCGTCACAAGTGATAAAGTACTTATTGTGTATGAAGCAAAGACTGATGACCGGAACAAAACTGCAGATATGGTCAAAAAGACAGCATTATCAGTCGTACCCCGTTGGTTCAAAGTCTATGTCTCAGATGATACCACCCTTTTCGAAGATATAGAACGATACAAAAATTTAGATGAAACCACCGCGCATGTAAAAAATAGTGTCGACGGTCTTGTAAAAGAGATGAAAAAATCGCCACAAGGAGAAAGAATGAGCGGATATGAAGGCGAAGAAGGAAAAATGGACACAGATATGGGGATACGAAATCAATCAGGAAAAATGAAATGA
- the lipA gene encoding lipoyl synthase encodes MAKKEEHIRKPEWLKIKLNTNENYTGLKKMMRENNLHTVCEEARCPNIHECWAERKTATFMILGDVCTRACRFCAVKTGLPNELDLQEPERVAESVKLMGLKHAVITAVARDDLKDGGSGVYAETVRAVRRANPFCTVEVLPSDMMGNYDNLKTLMDARPDILNHNIETVERLTPRVRARAKYERSLEFLRRAKEMQPDIPTKSSLMVGLGETKEEIIQTMDDLRANDVDIMTIGQYLQPSKKHLKVQKYYHPDEFAELKEIAMTKGFSHCESGPMVRSSYHADEQVNAASKQRQQGAQ; translated from the coding sequence ATGGCGAAAAAAGAAGAACATATTCGTAAGCCCGAGTGGCTTAAAATCAAATTAAATACGAACGAAAATTATACAGGCCTTAAGAAGATGATGCGTGAGAATAACCTACATACGGTTTGTGAGGAAGCGCGTTGTCCGAATATACACGAGTGCTGGGCGGAGCGTAAGACAGCAACATTTATGATTCTTGGTGATGTTTGTACACGTGCTTGTCGTTTTTGCGCAGTTAAAACAGGATTGCCAAATGAATTAGATCTTCAAGAACCTGAACGTGTAGCGGAGTCTGTGAAATTAATGGGACTTAAGCATGCGGTTATTACAGCTGTAGCACGTGACGACTTGAAAGACGGTGGATCTGGCGTTTATGCAGAAACAGTCCGAGCGGTTCGTCGTGCGAATCCTTTCTGTACAGTTGAAGTTCTGCCTTCAGACATGATGGGGAACTATGATAACTTGAAGACGTTAATGGATGCTCGTCCAGATATTCTTAATCATAATATCGAGACCGTTGAACGTCTGACTCCACGCGTTCGTGCCCGTGCAAAATATGAGCGTTCTTTAGAATTCCTTCGCAGAGCTAAAGAAATGCAGCCAGATATTCCAACTAAGTCAAGTCTCATGGTTGGACTTGGCGAAACGAAAGAAGAAATCATTCAAACGATGGATGATCTTCGTGCAAATGATGTAGATATCATGACAATTGGACAGTATCTACAACCGTCTAAGAAACACTTGAAAGTACAAAAGTACTACCACCCAGATGAGTTTGCTGAGTTAAAAGAAATTGCAATGACTAAAGGCTTCAGCCACTGTGAGTCAGGTCCTATGGTACGTTCTTCTTACCATGCTGATGAGCAGGTTAATGCAGCTTCAAAACAACGTCAACAAGGCGCACAATAA
- a CDS encoding M23 family metallopeptidase yields MKKIVLFIIFIFSLSVYSNDTHAKTEYQKEDVQRYGLYHKMEALTSVPWYYLAAIDQYERSLRNAQNDLPEEKGLIGIYYSPEQWAGPLNPNVDDQNATTISLFGGIGLDGNNDGKADRDNDEDLLFTFSNYLQSYGFDDENIRIGLWDYYQRDKTVDIITGIAKVYKEFQTISLHDKAFPVPIRSNYSYRNTWGDRRGFGGLRIHEGTDIFANYGVPVRATTYGIVEMKGWNRFGGWRIGIRDLNNVYHYYAHLNGFEKGIDKGSVVKPGQTVGYVGSSGYGPPGTQGKFPPHLHYGMYRDNGYNEWSFDPYPYLKAWERQDRRK; encoded by the coding sequence ATGAAAAAAATTGTACTGTTCATTATCTTCATATTCAGCTTAAGTGTATATTCGAATGATACGCATGCAAAAACAGAATATCAAAAGGAAGATGTACAACGATATGGCTTGTATCACAAGATGGAAGCTTTAACATCTGTCCCTTGGTACTACCTTGCCGCAATCGATCAATATGAACGATCTCTTCGTAATGCGCAAAATGACCTTCCAGAAGAAAAAGGTTTAATCGGGATTTATTATTCGCCCGAACAGTGGGCTGGTCCATTAAATCCAAATGTAGACGATCAAAATGCCACAACGATTTCCCTTTTTGGTGGCATCGGGTTAGATGGTAACAATGATGGTAAGGCAGATCGGGACAATGATGAGGACCTTTTGTTTACATTCTCAAACTATTTACAGTCGTACGGTTTTGATGATGAAAACATACGTATAGGGTTATGGGATTATTATCAACGGGATAAAACAGTTGATATTATTACCGGTATTGCAAAAGTATATAAAGAATTTCAAACCATTAGTTTACATGATAAAGCCTTTCCCGTTCCTATTCGCTCCAATTATAGCTACCGGAACACTTGGGGAGATCGAAGAGGTTTTGGTGGTTTACGTATTCATGAAGGAACTGATATTTTTGCCAATTACGGGGTTCCCGTTCGTGCTACAACATACGGCATCGTTGAAATGAAAGGTTGGAATCGCTTTGGTGGTTGGCGAATCGGCATTCGAGATTTGAACAATGTGTACCATTATTACGCTCATTTAAACGGTTTTGAAAAAGGGATAGACAAAGGGTCTGTCGTTAAACCGGGGCAAACAGTCGGTTATGTAGGAAGTTCAGGGTATGGACCTCCCGGAACACAAGGAAAGTTCCCACCTCATCTTCATTACGGAATGTACCGAGATAATGGATACAACGAATGGTCATTTGATCCCTACCCTTATTTAAAAGCATGGGAAAGACAAGACCGGAGGAAATAG
- a CDS encoding MetS family NSS transporter small subunit: MTGSAIAMFVVGAVIIWGGLALSIGNAIKVAKQNKE, from the coding sequence ATGACAGGATCTGCAATTGCGATGTTTGTTGTAGGCGCCGTCATCATTTGGGGCGGTCTAGCTTTAAGTATTGGAAATGCCATTAAGGTAGCTAAACAAAATAAAGAATAA
- a CDS encoding sodium-dependent transporter: MDNNRAQWGTRAGFILAAVGSAIGLGNIWRFPYIAYADGGGAFFLPYLIALLTAGIPILILEFTMGHKYRGSSPLTFARINKKAEWLGWWQVLISFVISTYYAVIIGWALAYAFFSFKLSWGDDTGGFLMGDYLGAADTEIGTLGGIVPNVFIPLLIVWVITLGILFKGVKKGIEVANKIFIPALLVLFMIIVIRALTLDGANIGLEALFKPDWSRIGDSKVWIDAYGQIFFSLSIAFAIMITYSSYLPKKSDITNNAFITGFSNSSFELLAGIGVFSALGFMAKASGVDISEVATAGIGLAFAVFPAIINEMPAFRELFGFLFFTSLVLAGLSSLVSISETYIAGFQDKFNISRTKAVAIGGGLSALISVLYATKGGLYILDVVDHFVLSMGVGLSGLVEVILIAWVFRKVKSLQGYANEFSDIRLGSWWVICLTVITPLLLGFMMIKNVYTDIVEPYEGYEVSFLITYGWVALGLTLVAGFLFASRRWSKDIDGENKEVS, from the coding sequence ATGGATAACAACAGAGCACAATGGGGGACAAGAGCAGGCTTTATCCTTGCAGCGGTTGGTTCTGCAATAGGCCTCGGAAACATATGGCGTTTCCCGTATATTGCTTATGCTGATGGCGGTGGTGCGTTTTTCCTACCATATTTAATCGCATTGCTCACAGCAGGTATTCCTATATTAATTTTAGAATTTACAATGGGTCATAAGTATCGTGGTTCATCACCATTGACATTTGCACGCATCAACAAAAAAGCGGAATGGCTAGGTTGGTGGCAAGTCCTTATATCTTTCGTTATTTCAACGTATTACGCAGTCATTATCGGTTGGGCCTTAGCATATGCCTTCTTCTCATTTAAACTCTCTTGGGGAGACGATACAGGCGGATTCTTGATGGGTGACTATTTAGGAGCTGCTGATACTGAAATTGGAACACTAGGTGGAATCGTTCCAAATGTATTCATTCCATTATTAATCGTATGGGTTATTACCCTAGGTATTTTATTTAAAGGTGTTAAGAAAGGGATTGAAGTTGCCAATAAAATTTTCATCCCGGCACTACTCGTACTATTTATGATCATCGTCATCCGCGCACTAACTTTAGACGGAGCTAACATCGGATTAGAGGCACTATTCAAACCAGATTGGAGCCGAATTGGTGATTCGAAAGTCTGGATTGATGCATACGGGCAAATTTTCTTCAGTTTATCCATTGCATTTGCAATTATGATTACGTATTCAAGTTATCTTCCAAAGAAATCGGATATTACGAACAACGCATTCATCACTGGATTCAGTAACTCGAGCTTTGAGTTGTTAGCAGGTATTGGGGTATTTAGTGCTCTTGGATTTATGGCAAAAGCATCTGGTGTTGATATTAGTGAAGTCGCAACAGCAGGTATAGGTCTTGCATTTGCGGTATTCCCGGCTATTATTAATGAAATGCCAGCCTTTAGAGAGTTATTCGGATTCTTATTCTTTACATCACTTGTTCTGGCGGGTCTATCTTCGTTAGTTTCAATTAGTGAAACGTACATTGCAGGTTTCCAAGACAAGTTCAATATTTCTCGTACGAAAGCAGTAGCAATCGGTGGAGGACTTTCAGCATTGATTTCCGTCCTTTATGCTACAAAAGGTGGACTATATATCTTGGACGTAGTCGATCACTTCGTATTATCTATGGGTGTAGGATTATCAGGACTCGTCGAAGTCATCTTAATTGCATGGGTGTTTAGAAAGGTCAAGTCGCTACAAGGGTATGCGAATGAATTTTCTGACATACGTCTTGGTAGCTGGTGGGTCATTTGTCTAACGGTTATTACACCACTACTTCTTGGTTTCATGATGATCAAGAATGTGTATACGGATATTGTTGAGCCATACGAGGGATACGAAGTATCCTTCCTAATCACATACGGTTGGGTAGCACTTGGTCTAACACTTGTTGCTGGATTCTTATTCGCATCACGTCGCTGGAGCAAAGACATTGATGGCGAAAATAAGGAGGTAAGCTAA